The genomic region TATTATAATTCGTACATAATACTAAGTAGCATATCTAACTATTATTGATCAAGTCCCTTGTTACCATCCATATAGAGCTCTTCAGTTGCCTGGACCACCACCACCATACCCGCCACCGCCAGGGCCACCacgtccaccaccaccaccataaCCTCCTCCTGGACCGCCCATTCCGCCTCCACCTTGACCACCATGTCCTCCACCGCCACCATAGCCTCCTCCTGGACCACCCATTCTGCCGCCACCGGGTCCATAGCCTCCACCTTGACCACCATGCCCTCCACCACCACCATAGCCTCCTCCTAGACCACCACCACCGTAACCTCCACCTAcgccaccaccacctcctccaccagcaTAGCCTCCTCCTGGGCCACCACCACCCTGTCCACCACCATAGCCTCCTCCTGGATCACCacgtcctccaccaccaccatagCCTCCGCCTGGCCCACCATCACCGTAGCCTCCTCCTGGTCCACCACCGCCACCGCCACCTCCACCCGGCCCATACTTTTCTTGGGTTACCTCATCACAGTTAGCACGGTCAAGAAGGGCCGATGAAAATATAATGCCCAGCAGGATACAACATACTATTTTCCAACCAGACGGCATTGGTAACTCGTTACAAATAAACAACCAGATTTGAGAAATCGAAGTGTGGCCTTTCTTATTTATAGTGTTTCTTTACGTTCTATTGCAATTTCTAATGCACAAGACGACGTGGCCACTAGCTTGCTGTCCCATCAGATGTATGTGTTTTACCTGCTCAGATTAATCTGTCTGCTTGAGTCGGCAAAACGTATCAGCACAGATAACATAGATTATACTTGTTTATATGTATCATCACAATCCAAAATTTGTAGTGGGTATAATTGCTGAACCGGCGACGAGCTGCTCCGTAATTTCTGTTGTCACGGGTGAAGtttttagaaaaaattatattgttaaaGCATCCAGAAGACAAGATACAGTTGCGACTGAGGATAACTTTCTTATCTGCCCAACTACTTTCACGTAGCCCCGTGCATTCTATAGTATTTTTCTTAACATAAAAGTCTTGAGTGATTTTTTTGGGCATCTGTGCAGTTGACTTTGTTTTCGATCGACCATTTATTAATGTCGTTTGAATCGTCTTTGGCGTTGATTTTATTTTCCTAGCGTCTGCTTATTAATTCCTGGGAACAGAACTGTTGCTCCCATGcagttttaatttttgttttttttattgtaATGGTCCAAGTTAGGAGAGTTTATAAATGGGAATTTCATTTCTACTATGAGTACAATAATAGTTTTTAATGTAAGTTTTTTGTTTATAAAGATGTTTCTACGTATGTCCAActgtttccaaatgaatttaaatttCTATGCATGTCACTTGTTTCAACAAGTAGATTTAAATTTGGAGTATAATGAATCAACAAGGACATGATGTCTGCAATCATAATGATCCAATGAAAGTTTGAGCTTTCATTGCTATAAGAGCAATGCAACATTATGTCATGAATGGCTAGTTCTAAATAGTTTTGAAtgtgtaataaaaatttagaataatgttttagttcttaatttgtttatttttcatttcaaatattaataattttttgtttgttttgttttgtcattGGGCTAGATTTCAATTTAAAGGTATTTTCAAGACTTGTGACATAAAAGTTGGTGTGATAGATAAGGGTCTCtattatatttgtttaatttctAGTCATGCTTAGTAGAAAAAATTGTATATGTGGATAGATATTGCTATAATAGTTCATATCAATAACTATCCTTATGCATAAGCAAGATTTGAATTAAAAATATTTAGATAGTTATTGTTGCATAGGTTAGTCACTCGAGGGCACAAATTATGGGTACTATAAGAAAATGGCATTGAAAATTTAAGGCCTTATCGAGTCAAAAATTTTCAAGTGCACAAGAATTATGGCAATAGATATTCTAAATTTATATTCTTTCCCAAAGAGAACCTAAAGTTTGCCTCTTTGTGCCTTTTCTCCTCCTAAGTAACCTAAAAGCTAATCATAACAATTTGATAAGTAAATGAAAATATTATAGTTTTGAATTGTTTGATGTTTTCTATCTATTTGTACTTTATCATTGTGATTATCTAAGAAGGAAAAAAATTCATAAACTAAATTCTGAATCTCAGTATCACAATTAACAAATTTATTTCatagcaacaacataaacataatctAATCATATGGAGAGCGGGAGCGGGAGTGGGTCGTCTGGCAGGAGCGGGTCATCTACTAGGGTTTCCTATGTTGATGGTGTTGCAGGGGAGACCGATAGGGAGGATGGTGATGGATCGAATGAGGAGGTGGGCATGGTTGTGGAGGATGCTAGGCTGTCGTGGATGTCAGATGGTGtcgtcagctctcttggtctctGTTCTGCTAGCCACCGGTCTTTGCTCCTTCTTTCAGAGTCTATTG from Cryptomeria japonica chromosome 3, Sugi_1.0, whole genome shotgun sequence harbors:
- the LOC131068851 gene encoding glycine-rich cell wall structural protein 1.0-like; this translates as MPSGWKIVCCILLGIIFSSALLDRANCDEVTQEKYGPGGGGGGGGGPGGGYGDGGPGGGYGGGGGRGDPGGGYGGGQGGGGPGGGYAGGGGGGGVGGGYGGGGLGGGYGGGGGHGGQGGGYGPGGGRMGGPGGGYGGGGGHGGQGGGGMGGPGGGYGGGGGRGGPGGGGYGGGGPGN